The Arthrobacter sp. MN05-02 genome includes the window CCCACCCTGCACGAGAAGTACGGGCTGTCCCGCGACCGCATCGTGCAGAAAGTCCTCGCCGAACTGTCCTAGGACAGCACAAGGGACCTCACAGCTAGATGATGCAGGAACTAACCTCCATGAAGGACTTGTCGGTCCGTAAGATCAATGTCAACGAACAAATGTCGACACTCAGCACCGGCGGAGAAGGATTCATCATGACGGCAGCACCACCATCACTTCTGGGAGGACTCGAAAAGAACAACCTCCGCCAATTGGCTCTGACCGCCCTCCGTCGCGCGATTACGACCGGTGAGCTCGCCCCTGGGACGCATCTGGTGGAGACGGAATTGTCGGAGAAGCTGCAGATCAGCCGGGGCACCCTGCGGGAGGCCATGCGGCAGCTGCAGCAGGAAGGACTGATTTCGGCCGGCGCCCGGGGGCGGCTTGCGGTGCGACACCTGGGCAGTGCCGATGTTCGCGACATTTTCCAGGTTAGAGCAGCTTTGGAGGGACTGGCTGCTCGGATGCTGTCCGAGCAGAACGACCGGGATGCTGTCATAAAGGAGCTTGAGGAGGGGATCCTGCGGATGGAGGAATCGGCGGATGGCACGTTGGATGAGCGCATCGAGGCCGACCTGAACTTCCACCAGATGCTCTGCTCACTCACTGGCAATCGGACGCTACTTCATTCCTGGAAGTCCCTTGAGGGGTCCATCCGGATGAGCGTCATGTACGCAGGAGTGGATCAGGCACTGAGCAACATGAGCCCCCACCGCCACGCGGGCATCGTCGAAGCAATCAAGACCGGTGATTCTCTGGGAGCAGCCCGCGCCGTCGAAGACCACATGCATGAAACAGCACAAATCCTCACCGGCAACGGCGCCTGACTCCGCCCATACCGGTCACACCTGACCTGCCGCGACCGGCGTGCAGTGAAGGCGCCCTCAGTGCTTACGAAGATTCTAGTGGGCAATTGTGGAGAGATTGCGATCCGATGACCGCCACCCAAGCCACGAAAAAGGCCGCCACCGCCACAACTCACACTTCTTAGCGTCGCAAGACTTCTCAGTGCGCAACCGGTCAAAACTGACGGACTGACGCTGAAGGGCTGGCGCGCCTGTTGCCCGCCGGCATGGCCCCGAACAACGACGAGCTGGTCGCCCCGGGGAACGATCACTTATAGGGGCACGGTGGTCTGTGGGAAGGGGGTCGGCTGTACCTGCCATCCTGGTCATCCGCTTGCGGTGGGTGGATTTCAAAGCCGTCCACCTATGTAGCTTTGGGCCAGGACCGCCACCACCGAAGGGGTGGTGAATATCGTGTTGGCGACCCCTTTGGTGGTGGCGCGTGTGGTGCGAGGGGGCGTTAGTCAGGTTGTGGTGGACGTTCCGTTGTAGATAATTTCGGTGTCGGTGACGGTGCCGTCGTGCAGTTTGATGAACTCGGGTGCAATGACTTCCGGGTCGAAGTCGGTGCCACGGGCGGTCGGGCCGTTGACGGTAAGGAGCCCGACCCGTACGCCGCTGCCGGCGAGGTCCTCTGCCAGGGTTAGGGCGATTGAGCGCATGGCGGATTTGCCAGCGCTCAAGGTACCGAAGCCGTAGCCCCTGGGTGTGAGCGCGAATCCATTGCCGGTGAAAAGCAGTGAG containing:
- a CDS encoding GntR family transcriptional regulator, which produces MMQELTSMKDLSVRKINVNEQMSTLSTGGEGFIMTAAPPSLLGGLEKNNLRQLALTALRRAITTGELAPGTHLVETELSEKLQISRGTLREAMRQLQQEGLISAGARGRLAVRHLGSADVRDIFQVRAALEGLAARMLSEQNDRDAVIKELEEGILRMEESADGTLDERIEADLNFHQMLCSLTGNRTLLHSWKSLEGSIRMSVMYAGVDQALSNMSPHRHAGIVEAIKTGDSLGAARAVEDHMHETAQILTGNGA